The Cucurbita pepo subsp. pepo cultivar mu-cu-16 chromosome LG08, ASM280686v2, whole genome shotgun sequence genome contains a region encoding:
- the LOC111799741 gene encoding CCR4-NOT transcription complex subunit 1-like isoform X2 yields MLMFSTATSSQIRFLLHSLTESNAESVLKELYEFIDCGTEGSFLLLRTCLDYFTSHGTDLENPLLRLVISSVFKHLLDRPNFSTIFCESLKGRDINQVILENISNLLNLSMCERIGVGLAVSDSENLDARMCGKNFCISQIEELCANAVSVDSIQQIQDIIMFLQRSEGLSKHLDSFMQMLSLVQLKDVTEFVLSPLLSDELREEKFLRNVNLSQESLDNDFDSILAEMEKEMSMGDIMKELGYGCTVNATQCKEILSLFLPLTEITISKILGMIVRNHTGLEDSRNIYTTFSLALGCSALSDLPSLNSWDVDVLIDTMKQLAPSVDWIRVMENLDHEGFYIPNEEAFSFFMSVYRRACQEAFPLHTICGSVWKNMEGQISFLKHAVFAPPEIFTFAHSGRQLAYIDGVHGQKLQLGHTNHTWTCLDLLNILCELAERGHARSVQSILEFPLKNWPELLLFGMAHINTAYNLLQYEVSFSVFPLMLRNRLGSGLILQLWHVNPNLVLRGFVDAQNSDPDCIVRILDICQELKILLSVLDMIPYSCGLKLAAIASRKEFLDLEKWLSNSLNSYKDAFFEECLKFLKEIHYGGSQDFSTKPFYPSNAFSNIYLETASTFLKVLRSNVGTITSTQLSEEMEKLHGAVQESSPKLQNGGASDVPATEGYAEDIETEANSYFQQMFSGQLTIEVMVQMLARFKESSVKREQSIFDCMIANLFEEYRFFPKYPERQLKIAAVLFGSVIKHQLVTHLTLGIALRGVLDALRKPADSKMFVFGTKAVEQFVDRLIEWPQYCNHILQISHLRTSHMELVAFIEQALMKISAGHSDSDATSGNVELNSSSNIQAGQQHSSAAQLQQKHENAIDDQLKVTGPSVIDGKPILSTVGQTSIQPIGGASTIQKVQNTINNPTVLSSSGFVRPPRVAASTRFGSALNIETLVAAAEKRDTPIEAPASDVQDKISFMINNISLANYEAKAKEITEILKEQFYPWFAQYMVMKRASIEQNFHDLYLKFIDSVNSKALSKEIVQASYENCKVLLGSELIKSSSEERSLLKNLGSWLGKLTIGRNQVLRAREIDPKSLIIEAYEKGLMIAVIPFTSKVLEPCQSSLAYQPPNPWTMGILGLLAEIYSMPNLKMNLKFDIEVLFKTLSVDVKEITPTSLLKDRKREIEGNPDFSNKDVGASQPQMVAEMKSSIMSSLNQVELPLEVATASNSGNHSHLLSQYAAPLHLSSGTLMEDEKLAVLGLSDQVPTAQGLLQATPTPSPYSTNQLPAGIPNIGSLVVINQKLNSLGLHIHFQRAVPIAMDRAVKEIVSGIVQRSVSIATQTTKELVLKDYAMESDETRIFNAAHLMVASLAGCLAHVTCKEPLRGSISSQLRSSLQGLGVASDLLEQAVQLVTNDNLDLGCAIIEQAATDKAIQTIDGEISQQLSLRRKHREGVNPTFYDTGMYAQGPLGVVPEALRPKPGHLSVSQQRVYEDFVRLPLQNQNSQAAQSAGSSITASGTGLSSQFGLSSGQLNLGYTSALVTGLEGVSRALEESGEPTSVPQLSATPGQIAADGVGVRCPENDLDDGSFPSAASTPELHAVDTSDTEPGSSSQPSPSPITTDRHATTMSEPSLTTRDALDKFQVISQKLEALVSNEARETEFQGVIAEVPEIILRCISRDEAALAVAQKVFKVLYDNASNSFHVGAHLAILIAIRDVCKLVVKELTSWVIYSEEERKYNKDITLGLIRSELINLAEYNVHMAKLIDGGRNKAATEFAISLLQTLVVEESSVISELHNLVDALAKVAAKPGSPEPLQQLVEIIKNPAASTASMSGVNVGREDKARLSRDKKAPGHTIASKEDSSILESEDPAGFRDQVSILFAEWYRICELPGGNEAAFNHFILQLHQNGLLKGDDVADRFFRLLTEISVAHCLSSEVINSGALQSPQQTQNLSFLAIDIYAKLVFSILKGSGKTALLSRILAVTVRFIQRDAEEKKASFNPRPYFRLFINWLPDLGSLEPIVDGANFQILTAFANAFHALHPLKIPAFSYAWLELVSHRSFMPKMLTGNSQKGWPYIQRLLVDMFQFMEPFLRNAELGPPVHFLYKGTLRVLLVLLHDFPEFLCDYHFTFCDMIPPSCIQMRNIILSAFPRNMRLPDPSTPNLKIDLLAEINQSPRILSEVDGALKSKQMKADVDEYLKTRQQGSSFLAGLKQKLLLPPSEAASAGTRYNVPLINSLVLYVGMQAIQQLQARSPHAQSTANTVTLAVFLVGAALDIFQTLIVELDTEGRYLFLNAVANQLRYPNTHTHYFSFVLLYLFAESTQEIIQEQITRVLLERLIVNRPHPWGLLITFIELIKNPRYNFWNRSFIRCAPDIERLFESVSRSCGGPKSADENMIQNWVPDTAH; encoded by the exons ATGCTGATGTTTTCGACTGCAACCTCCTCCCAGATTCGCTTCCTCCTCCACAGCTTGACTGAATCTAATGCTGAATCTGTTCTCAAAGAGCTTTATGAG TTTATTGACTGTGGAACTGAAGGGAGCTTCCTACTGCTCAGAACTTGTTTGGATTATTTCACTAGCCATGGGACAGATTTGGAAAACCCGCTGTTGCGACTAGTTATTTCCTCAGTTTTCAAGCATCTCTTGGACAGACCTAATTTTAGTACAATATTTTGTGAGTCCCTTAAAGGTAGAGATATCAACCAAGTTATTCTCGAGAACATCTCGAATCTGTTAAACTTGTCAATGTGTGAAAGAATTGGAGTTGGTCTCGCTGTTTCAGATTCTGAAAATCTTGATGCAAGAATGTGTG GGAAGAACTTCTGCATTAGTCAGATTGAGGAACTTTGTGCTAATGCTGTATCTGTGGATTCCATTCAGCAAATTCAGGATATTATCATGTTCCTCCAACGGTCTGAAGGGCTCTCAAAGCATTTAGATTCCTTCATGCAAATGCTATCTTTGGTGCAGTTGAAAGATGTTACTGAGTTTGTTTTGTCACCACTGCTTTCAGATGAATTGCGAGAGGAGAAATTTTTAAG GAATGTAAATCTGTCACAGGAGTCCCTTGATAATGATTTTGATTCCATCTTAGCTGAaatggagaaggaaatgagCATGGGAGATATAATGAAGGAACTGGGTTATGGATGCACAGTAAATGCAACGCAATGCAAAGAGATTTTGTCCCTCTTTTTGCCGCTGACAGAGATTACTATCTCTAAGATACTAGGCATGATAGTTCGAAATCATACTGGTCTTGAGGACAgtcgaaatatatatacaacTTTTAGTCTAGCTTTGGGTTGCAGCGCTTTATCTGATCTGCCATCCTTGAACTCTTGGGATGTGGATGTTCTCATAGACACAATGAAGCAACTT GCACCTAGTGTTGACTGGATAAGAGTAATGGAAAATCTGGATCATGAGGGTTTTTACATTCCGAATGAGGAAgcattctcatttttcatgtcTGTATATAGACGTGCATGCCAG GAGGCATTTCCTCTTCATACAATTTGTGGGTCCGTTTGGAAGAATATGGAGGGTCAGATATCTTTCCTTAAACATGCCGTATTTGCACCACCTGAAATATTTACATTTGCTCACTCTGGAAGACAGCTG GCTTATATTGATGGAGTGCATGGCCAGAAGCTTCAACTTGGACATACAAATCACACATGGACGTGCCTTGATCTTTTGAATATTCTGTGTGAACTTGCTGAGAGAGGTCATGCTAGATCTGTGCAATCAATTCTGGAGTTTCCTCTTAAAAACTGGCCTGAGCTATTGCTATTTGGAATGGCGCATATTAAT ACTGCATATAATCTGCTTCAGTATgaagtttctttttcagtcTTCCCATTGATGTTAAGAAATCGTCTTGGTAGTGGTTTAATCCTTCAGCTATGGCAtgtaaaccctaatctggTTTTACGGGGATTTGTGGATGCTCAAAACAGTGATCCAGACTGCATAGTTAGGATTCTTGACATCTGCCAAGAATTAAAG ATACTTTTGTCAGTGTTAGATATGATTCCTTATTCCTGCGGTCTCAAATTAGCAGCCATTGCTTCACGAAAGGAATTTTTGGACCTTGAGAAGTGGTTGAGTAATAGTTTGAACTCATACAAAGATGCATTTTTCGAG GAATGTCTCAAGTTCTTAAAAGAGATTCATTATGGGGGATCTCAAGATTTTTCAACCAAGCCCTTTTATCCTTCTAATgccttttcaaatatttatttggaaaCTGCTTCTACTTTCTTGAAG GTTCTTAGATCTAATGTGGGTACTATTACTTCTACTCAACTATCTGAAGAAATGGAGAAGTTGCATGGTGCAGTTCAGGAATCAAGCCCAAAGCTGCAAAATGGTGGAGCTTCAGATGTGCCTGCAACAGAAGGATATGCAGAAGACATTGAGACCGAAGCTAATTCGTACTTTCAACAAATGTTTTCTGGTCAATTAACCATTGAAGTGATGGTTCAAATGCTTGCTCGGTTCAAAGAATCTTCAGTTAAAAG GGAACAATCAATATTCGATTGCATGATTGCAAATCTTTTTGAGGAGTACAGATTCTTCCCAAAATATCCTGAAAGACAGCTGAAAATTGCAGCAGTTCTCTTTG GCTCTGTTATTAAGCATCAGCTTGTAACTCACCTTACACTGGGGATTGCGCTGCGTGGTGTCCTTGATGCACTTCGAAAACCTGCAGATTCTAAA ATGTTTGTGTTTGGTACAAAGGCCGTAGAGCAGTTCGTGGATCGTTTGATTGAGTGGCCGCAGTACTGCAACCATATTCTGCAAATATCACATTTGCGAACCTCTCATATGGAACTTGTTGCTTTCATTGAGCAGGCTCTTATGAAGATATCTGCAGGCCATTCTGATTCTGATGCTACTTCAGGAAATGTGGAG TTAAATAGTTCTAGCAACATTCAAGCTGGTCAACAGCATTCTTCGGCAGCTCAGCTacaacaaaaacatgaaaatgcGATTGACGATCAGCTTAAAGTCACTGGACCATCAGTTATTGATGGAAAACCAATTTTATCTACCGTGGGGCAAACTTCAATTCAACCCATAGGTGGTGCTTCTACCATTCAAAAG GTGCAGAATACAATCAATAATCCAACAGTGTTGTCTTCCTCTGGTTTTGTCCGTCCTCCACGAGTGGCTGCTTCTACCA GGTTTGGTTCAGCTTTGAATATTGAAACGCTTGTTGCTGCGGCTGAGAAAAGAGACACTCCGATTGAG GCTCCAGCATCGGATGTGCAGGATAAGATTTCATTTatgatcaataatatttcaCTTGCTAATTATGAAGCCAAAGCAAAAGAAATTACTGAGATTTTGAAGGAGCAGTTTTATCCCTGGTTTGCTCAGTACATGGTCATGAAGAG GGCTAGCATTGAGCAAAATTTCCATGACCTGTACTTGAAGTTTATTGACAGTGTTAATTCAAAAGCGTTAAGTAAAGAGATTGTTCAAGCTAGTTATGAGAACTGCAag GTTCTGTTGGGATCGGAGCTTATAAAATCAAGCTCAGAAGAACGATCATTGCTAAAGAATTTGGGAAGCTGGCTTGGGAAACTAACAATTGGTAGGAATCAAGTGTTGCGAGCTCGTGAAATAGATCCGAAATCTTTGATCATTGAG GCTTATGAAAAGGGGCTAATGATTGCAGTAATACCATTTACTTCCAAG GTTCTTGAACCATGTCAAAGTAGTTTAGCTTACCAACCCCCAAACCCTTGGACCATGGGCATTCTTGGACTACTGGCAGAGATTTATTCAATGCCTAACTTGAAAATGAACCTCAAGTTTGATATTGAG GTTTTATTCAAGACTCTTAGTGTGGATGTGAAAGAAATAACGCCAACTTCTCTTCTCAAAGACCGGAAGAGAGAAATCGAAGGTAATCctgatttttcaaataaagatGTGGGAGCATCCCAGCCGCAGATGGTAGCTGAAATGAAGTCCAGCATAATGTCTTCTTTAAATCAAGTGGAGCTTCCACTGGAGGTTGCAACAGCATCAAATTCTGGAAATCATAGTCACCTGTTATCCCAG TATGCTGCTCCacttcatctttcttctggCACATTAATGGAAGACGAAAAGCTTGCTGTGTTGGGCTTGTCTGATCAGGTTCCTACTGCCCAGGGACTCTTACAAGCTACACCAACCCCATCACCATATTCAACCAATCAG CTTCCTGCAGGTATCCCTAATATAGGAAGTCTTGTTGTGATCAACCAGAAGCTTAATAGTTTGGGCTTGCACATTCATTTTCAGAG AGCAGTTCCAATTGCAATGGATAGAGCTGTCAAAGAGATTGTTTCTGGTATTGTTCAGCGTAGTGTCTCTATAGCTACCCAAACGACAAAAGAACTTGTTTTGAAG GATTATGCAATGGAATCAGATGAGACCCGAATATTTAATGCTGCGCATTTGATGGTTGCTAGTCTGGCTGGATGTCTAGCACACGTGACTTGCAAG GAACCCTTACGAGGTTCAATATCAAGTCAACTTAGAAGTTCGCTTCAGGGTTTGGGTGTTGCCAGTGATCTGCTTGAGCAAGCTGTTCAGCTTGTAACAAATGATAACCTTGATCTTGGTTGTGCCATCATTGAACAGGCTGCTACAGACAAG GCAATACAGACCATTGACGGTGAAATCTCTCAACAACTGTCTTTAAGAAGGAAGCATCGAGAGGGTGTTAATCCAACCTTTTATGACACTGGCATGTATGCACAAGGACCTCTTGGTGTTGTGCCTGAGGCTCTTCGTCCCAAACCAGGGCATCTGTCTGTTTCACAACAGCGCGTTTATGAG GACTTTGTTAGGCTTCCtttgcaaaatcaaaatagcCAAGCTGCACAGTCTGCTGGTTCTTCAATTACAGCTAGTGGTACTGGCTTGAGTAGTCAATTTGGTTTGTCATCGGGACAACTGAACTTGGGATACACATCTGCACTTGTTACTGGACTTGAGGGAGTTTCTCGGGCACTTGAAGAATCTGGAGAACCTACTTCTGTGCCCCAACTAAG TGCAACTCCAGGTCAAATTGCTGCTGATGGTGTTGGTGTACGTTGTCCAGAAAATGATTTGGATGATGGTTCTTTCCCTTCAGCTGCTTCAACCCCTGAGCTGCATGCAGTAGATACCTCTGACACT GAACCTGGATCCTCTTCCCAACCATCGCCCTCGCCTATTACTACTGATCGTCATGCAACCACTATGTCAGAACCTTCGCTTACTACCAGAGATGCATTGGATAAATTCCAAGTTATTTCGCAAAAG TTGGAAGCTTTGGTTAGTAATGAGGCTCGGGAAACTGAATTTCAG GGCGTCATTGCCGAGGTTCCTGAGATCATACTAAGATGTATAAGTCGGGATGAAGCTGCTCTTGCTGTGGCTCAAAAG GTTTTCAAAGTTTTATATGACAATGCATCAAACAGTTTCCATGTTGGTGCCCATCTTGCCATTCTGATTGCCATTCGTGATGTTTGCAAGCTAGTTGTAAAGGAGCTTACTAGCTGG GTGATTTACTCTGAGGAAGAACGGAAGTACAACAAGGACATTACTCTTGGCCTCATTCGCAGTGAACTAATAAATCTTGCTGAGTATAATGTTCATATGGCCAAACTAATTGATGGAGGCAGGAATA AGGCCGCAACTGAGTTTGCAATATCCCTCCTCCAAACTTTGGTTGTCGAAGAATCAAGTGTTATTTCAGAACTTCACAATCTTGTTGATGCATTAGCGAAG GTTGCTGCAAAACCTGGATCGCCGGAGCCTTTGCAACAGCTTGTTGAGATAATCAAGAATCCTGCTGCTAGTACAGCTTCTATGTCTGGGGTTAATGTTGGGAGAGAGGACAAGGCTAGACTTTCCAGAGACAAAAAG GCTCCTGGACACACCATTGCAAGCAAAGAAGATTCTAGTATTCTTGAATCTGAAGATCCAGCTGGTTTTCGTGATCAG GTGTCAATATTATTTGCTGAATGGTATCGAATATGTGAGCTTCCTGGTGGTAATGAAGCTGCATTTAACCATTTCATACTACAATTACATCAGAATGGACTTCTGAAAGGGGATGATGTGGCTGACCGGTTTTTCCGTCTGCTCACG GAAATTTCTGTGGCACATTGCTTATCATCAGAAGTAATTAACTCGGGTGCATTACAATCTCCACAACAAACACAGAATCTATCTTTCCTTGCAATTGATATTTATGCCAAGCTTGTATTTTCGATCTTGAAG ggATCTGGCAAAACTGCTCTTTTATCAAGG ATTCTGGCGGTGACCGTAAGATTCATTCAGAGAGATGCCGAGGAGAAGAAAGCATCATTTAATCCAAGACCATATTTTAGATTGTTTATTAACTGGCTTCCTGACCTTGGATCTCTAGAACCTATTGTTGATGGTGCCAACTTTCAG ATATTGACAGCTTTCGCTAATGCATTTCATGCGTTGCACCCTCTTAAGATTCCAGCGTTCAG CTATGCTTGGCTTGAGTTGGTTAGTCATAGAAGTTTTATGCCGAAGATGCTTACCGGGAATAGTCAGAAGGGTTGGCCTTATATCCAGCGCTtgctagtagacatgtttcaattcatggaGCCATTTTTGCGGAATGCTGAACTTGGACCACCG gttcattttctttataaaggcACTCTTAGGGTATTGCTAGTGTTACTTCATGATTTCCCTGAGTTCCTATGTGACTATCATTTTACTTTCTGTGATATGATTCCTCCTAGCTGCATTCAGATGCGGAATATCATCCTTAGTGCGTTTCCTCGAAACATGAGACTTCCAGATCCTTCTACTCCCAACTTGAAG ATTGACTTGCTGGCCGAAATCAATCAATCCCCACGTATTCTATCAGAGGTGGATGGAGCTCTTAAATCAAAGCAGATGAAGGCCGATGTGGATGAGTATCTCAAG ACGAGACAACAGGGATCCTCGTTTCTGGCCGGTCTGAAGCAGAAATTGCTTCTTCCTCCCAGTGAAGCTGCTTCTGCTGGGACCCGTTATAATGTGCCTTTGATCAACTCCCTTGTACTTTACGTTGGGATGCAG GCCATACAGCAACTTCAGGCAAGAAGTCCTCATGCGCAGTCAACTGCCAATACTGTTACCTTAGCAGTATTCTTGGTGGGAGCTGCACTCGATATTTTCCAGACTCTGATTGTGGAGTTGGATACTGAAGGGCGCTACCTCTTCCTCAATGCCGTTGCAAACCAACTTCGTTATCCTAATACGCACACTcattacttttcttttgtccTCCTGTACTTGTTTGCGGAATCAACTCAG GAAATTATCCAGGAGCAGATAACAAGAGTGTTGTTGGAGCGCCTCATTGTTAATCGACCTCATCCATGGGGTCTACTGATAACATTCATTGAACTTATCAAG AATCCAAGATATAACTTTTGGAACCGGTCCTTCATAAGATGTGCACCAGATATCGAAAGACTATTCGAGTCGGTGTCTAGATCCTGCGGTGGTCCAAAATCTGCAGACGAAAACATGATTCAAAATTGGGTACCTGATACGGCTCACTAA